One part of the Populus alba chromosome 18, ASM523922v2, whole genome shotgun sequence genome encodes these proteins:
- the LOC118040662 gene encoding myb-related protein 308: MGRAPCCDKANVKRGPWSPEEDATLKSYLETHRGTGGNWIALPQKAGLKRCGKSCRLRWLNYLRPDIKHGGFTEEEDNIICALYSQMGSRWSVIASQLPGRTDNDVKNYWNTKLKRKILAGKINIPIRNKSIDAPTSIANILTSPVLNGPKAESESTFTFSDYSLTQSSGTLPTLSDIGYGPFINSTCQNLSPDHFQFSNFPGVMDMSELGATSMNSSHFVSPSQECSSISDSSSLAMDNKGLPLPSNGGLEGAGMLMDSEFGLPSDFFNGLWFQDEASEAAINCYQYFADFGYVDVKPQGLANHY; this comes from the exons ATGGGGAGAGCTCCATGTTGTGACAAAGCAAACGTGAAAAGAGGACCTTGGTCTCCCGAGGAAGATGCCACTCTCAAAAGCTACCTCGAGACTCATCGTGGCACTGGTGGTAACTGGATTGCTCTGCCTCAAAAAGCTG GCCTTAAGCGATGCGGCAAGAGCTGCCGGTTACGATGGCTTAATTATCTGAGGCCAGACATCAAACATGGAGGTTTTACTGAAGAGGAAGACAATATCATATGCGCTCTCTATAGTCAAATGGGAAGCAG ATGGTCCGTCATTGCTTCTCAACTGCCTGGAAGAACCGATAATGATGTGAAGAACTACTGGAACACCAAATTGAAAAGGAAGATCCttgcaggaaaaataaacatCCCAATCAGGAACAAGTCCATCGACGCCCCTACTAGCATTGCCAATATTCTCACCTCTCCTGTTCTTAATGGCCCTAAAGCTGAAAGCGAAAGTACTTTCACCTTCTCTGATTATTCATTAACTCAAAGTTCAGGAACATTGCCGACCTTATCTGATATCGGTTACGGACCTTTTATCAACAGTACTTGTCAGAACTTGAGTCCAGACCATTTCCAATTTTCTAATTTTCCTGGGGTCATGGATATGTCTGAACTTGGTGCAACTTCAATGAACAGTAGTCACTTTGTTTCTCCATCTCAAGAATGTTCGAGCATTTCTGATTCCTCTTCGCTTGCTATGGATAACAAGGGTCTCCCATTGCCTAGTAATGGCGGTCTTGAGGGTGCTGGGATGTTAATGGATTCTGAATTTGGTTTGCCTAGTGATTTTTTCAACGGGCTATGGTTTCAAGACGAAGCAAGTGAAGCGGCTATTAATTGCTACCAATATTTTGCTGACTTTGGCTATGTTGATGTGAAGCCACAAGGACTCGCCAACCATTATTGA
- the LOC118040637 gene encoding uncharacterized protein isoform X6, giving the protein MVQSHGFLLLFSPDSLSSPFRPRKAGGGKPLDHEVPIHVVTEPSQLPAEFLNPSAAKQLIIGFDCEGVDLCRHGTLCVMQLAFPDAIYLVDAIKGGESLIRACKPALESSHITKVIHDCKRDSEALYFQFGIKLHNVVDTQIAYSQIEEQEGRTRLPDDYISFVGLLADPRYCGISYLEKEEVRVLLRQDPMFWTYRPLSEMMIHAAADDVRFLLCIYYKMMEKLNQRSLWYLAVRGVLYCRCFCINENDYADWPHIPPIPGKMGRVIGRRGASILSVKESCKAEIFIGGAKGPTDKVFIVGPVKQVRKAEAMLRGKMLDIF; this is encoded by the exons ATGGTTCAATCGCATggcttcctcctcctcttctcacCAGATTCCCTCTCCTCTCCCTTCCGACCCCG CAAAGCAGGCGGTGGTAAACCACTAGATCATGAGGTTCCGATACATGTTGTGACCGAGCCTTCTCAACTTCCGGCCGAGTTCCTTAACCCTTCAGCCGCGAAGCAATTGATCATTGGGTTTGACTGTGAGGGTGTTGATCTTTGTCGCCATGGAACTCTCTGTGTTATGCAG CTTGCATTTCCGGATGCTATATATTTGGTCGATGCCATTAAGGGTGGAGAATCTCTCATCAGAGCATGTAAGCCTGCGCTCGAGTCTAGTCACATCACAAAAGTTATCCATGACTGCAAACGGGATAGCGAG gCATTATATTTTCAGTTTGGCATCAAGTTGCACAATGTTGTTGATACCCAG ATTGCTTATTCTCAGATAGAGGAGCAAGAAGGACGGACTAGATTGCCTGATGACTATATATCATTTGTTGGCCTCCTTGCAGATCCACGCTATTGTG GCATATCTTATCTTGAGAAGGAAGAGGTTCGTGTTCTCCTCCGACAG GATCCTATGTTCTGGACATACAGGCCATTATCTGAAATGATGATCCATGCAGCTGCAGATGATGTTCGCTTTCTTCTCTGCATCTATTATAAGATGATGGAAAAGCTCAACCAGAGATCTTTATGGTATCTTGCAGTTCGTGGGGTGTTGTATTGTCGATGTTTCTGCATCAATGAGAATGATTATGCTGATTGGCCCCATATCCCTCCTATTCCAG GAAAGATGGGACGTGTTATTGGAAGGCGAGGAGCATCCATTTTGTCAGTAAAGGAATCTTGCAA GGCGGAGATTTTCATTGGAGGTGCGAAGGGTCCAACTGACAAG
- the LOC118040637 gene encoding uncharacterized protein isoform X1, with protein sequence MVQSHGFLLLFSPDSLSSPFRPRKAGGGKPLDHEVPIHVVTEPSQLPAEFLNPSAAKQLIIGFDCEGVDLCRHGTLCVMQLAFPDAIYLVDAIKGGESLIRACKPALESSHITKVIHDCKRDSEALYFQFGIKLHNVVDTQIAYSQIEEQEGRTRLPDDYISFVGLLADPRYCGISYLEKEEVRVLLRQDPMFWTYRPLSEMMIHAAADDVRFLLCIYYKMMEKLNQRSLWYLAVRGVLYCRCFCINENDYADWPHIPPIPDNLIIEDNAPEEEILSVLDVPPGKMGRVIGRRGASILSVKESCKAEIFIGGAKGPTDKVFIVGPVKQVRKAEAMLRGKMLDIF encoded by the exons ATGGTTCAATCGCATggcttcctcctcctcttctcacCAGATTCCCTCTCCTCTCCCTTCCGACCCCG CAAAGCAGGCGGTGGTAAACCACTAGATCATGAGGTTCCGATACATGTTGTGACCGAGCCTTCTCAACTTCCGGCCGAGTTCCTTAACCCTTCAGCCGCGAAGCAATTGATCATTGGGTTTGACTGTGAGGGTGTTGATCTTTGTCGCCATGGAACTCTCTGTGTTATGCAG CTTGCATTTCCGGATGCTATATATTTGGTCGATGCCATTAAGGGTGGAGAATCTCTCATCAGAGCATGTAAGCCTGCGCTCGAGTCTAGTCACATCACAAAAGTTATCCATGACTGCAAACGGGATAGCGAG gCATTATATTTTCAGTTTGGCATCAAGTTGCACAATGTTGTTGATACCCAG ATTGCTTATTCTCAGATAGAGGAGCAAGAAGGACGGACTAGATTGCCTGATGACTATATATCATTTGTTGGCCTCCTTGCAGATCCACGCTATTGTG GCATATCTTATCTTGAGAAGGAAGAGGTTCGTGTTCTCCTCCGACAG GATCCTATGTTCTGGACATACAGGCCATTATCTGAAATGATGATCCATGCAGCTGCAGATGATGTTCGCTTTCTTCTCTGCATCTATTATAAGATGATGGAAAAGCTCAACCAGAGATCTTTATGGTATCTTGCAGTTCGTGGGGTGTTGTATTGTCGATGTTTCTGCATCAATGAGAATGATTATGCTGATTGGCCCCATATCCCTCCTATTCCAG ATAACCTCATCATCGAGGATAATGCTCCTGAAGAGGAAATCCTTTCTGTTCTTGATGTTCCCCCAGGAAAGATGGGACGTGTTATTGGAAGGCGAGGAGCATCCATTTTGTCAGTAAAGGAATCTTGCAA GGCGGAGATTTTCATTGGAGGTGCGAAGGGTCCAACTGACAAG
- the LOC118040637 gene encoding uncharacterized protein isoform X5, with product MVQSHGFLLLFSPDSLSSPFRPRKAGGGKPLDHEVPIHVVTEPSQLPAEFLNPSAAKQLIIGFDCEGVDLCRHGTLCVMQGGESLIRACKPALESSHITKVIHDCKRDSEALYFQFGIKLHNVVDTQIAYSQIEEQEGRTRLPDDYISFVGLLADPRYCGISYLEKEEVRVLLRQDPMFWTYRPLSEMMIHAAADDVRFLLCIYYKMMEKLNQRSLWYLAVRGVLYCRCFCINENDYADWPHIPPIPDNLIIEDNAPEEEILSVLDVPPGKMGRVIGRRGASILSVKESCKAEIFIGGAKGPTDKVFIVGPVKQVRKAEAMLRGKMLDIF from the exons ATGGTTCAATCGCATggcttcctcctcctcttctcacCAGATTCCCTCTCCTCTCCCTTCCGACCCCG CAAAGCAGGCGGTGGTAAACCACTAGATCATGAGGTTCCGATACATGTTGTGACCGAGCCTTCTCAACTTCCGGCCGAGTTCCTTAACCCTTCAGCCGCGAAGCAATTGATCATTGGGTTTGACTGTGAGGGTGTTGATCTTTGTCGCCATGGAACTCTCTGTGTTATGCAG GGTGGAGAATCTCTCATCAGAGCATGTAAGCCTGCGCTCGAGTCTAGTCACATCACAAAAGTTATCCATGACTGCAAACGGGATAGCGAG gCATTATATTTTCAGTTTGGCATCAAGTTGCACAATGTTGTTGATACCCAG ATTGCTTATTCTCAGATAGAGGAGCAAGAAGGACGGACTAGATTGCCTGATGACTATATATCATTTGTTGGCCTCCTTGCAGATCCACGCTATTGTG GCATATCTTATCTTGAGAAGGAAGAGGTTCGTGTTCTCCTCCGACAG GATCCTATGTTCTGGACATACAGGCCATTATCTGAAATGATGATCCATGCAGCTGCAGATGATGTTCGCTTTCTTCTCTGCATCTATTATAAGATGATGGAAAAGCTCAACCAGAGATCTTTATGGTATCTTGCAGTTCGTGGGGTGTTGTATTGTCGATGTTTCTGCATCAATGAGAATGATTATGCTGATTGGCCCCATATCCCTCCTATTCCAG ATAACCTCATCATCGAGGATAATGCTCCTGAAGAGGAAATCCTTTCTGTTCTTGATGTTCCCCCAGGAAAGATGGGACGTGTTATTGGAAGGCGAGGAGCATCCATTTTGTCAGTAAAGGAATCTTGCAA GGCGGAGATTTTCATTGGAGGTGCGAAGGGTCCAACTGACAAG
- the LOC118040637 gene encoding uncharacterized protein isoform X2 has protein sequence MASSSSSHQIPSPLPSDPAGGGKPLDHEVPIHVVTEPSQLPAEFLNPSAAKQLIIGFDCEGVDLCRHGTLCVMQLAFPDAIYLVDAIKGGESLIRACKPALESSHITKVIHDCKRDSEALYFQFGIKLHNVVDTQIAYSQIEEQEGRTRLPDDYISFVGLLADPRYCGISYLEKEEVRVLLRQDPMFWTYRPLSEMMIHAAADDVRFLLCIYYKMMEKLNQRSLWYLAVRGVLYCRCFCINENDYADWPHIPPIPDNLIIEDNAPEEEILSVLDVPPGKMGRVIGRRGASILSVKESCKAEIFIGGAKGPTDKVFIVGPVKQVRKAEAMLRGKMLDIF, from the exons ATggcttcctcctcctcttctcacCAGATTCCCTCTCCTCTCCCTTCCGACCCCG CAGGCGGTGGTAAACCACTAGATCATGAGGTTCCGATACATGTTGTGACCGAGCCTTCTCAACTTCCGGCCGAGTTCCTTAACCCTTCAGCCGCGAAGCAATTGATCATTGGGTTTGACTGTGAGGGTGTTGATCTTTGTCGCCATGGAACTCTCTGTGTTATGCAG CTTGCATTTCCGGATGCTATATATTTGGTCGATGCCATTAAGGGTGGAGAATCTCTCATCAGAGCATGTAAGCCTGCGCTCGAGTCTAGTCACATCACAAAAGTTATCCATGACTGCAAACGGGATAGCGAG gCATTATATTTTCAGTTTGGCATCAAGTTGCACAATGTTGTTGATACCCAG ATTGCTTATTCTCAGATAGAGGAGCAAGAAGGACGGACTAGATTGCCTGATGACTATATATCATTTGTTGGCCTCCTTGCAGATCCACGCTATTGTG GCATATCTTATCTTGAGAAGGAAGAGGTTCGTGTTCTCCTCCGACAG GATCCTATGTTCTGGACATACAGGCCATTATCTGAAATGATGATCCATGCAGCTGCAGATGATGTTCGCTTTCTTCTCTGCATCTATTATAAGATGATGGAAAAGCTCAACCAGAGATCTTTATGGTATCTTGCAGTTCGTGGGGTGTTGTATTGTCGATGTTTCTGCATCAATGAGAATGATTATGCTGATTGGCCCCATATCCCTCCTATTCCAG ATAACCTCATCATCGAGGATAATGCTCCTGAAGAGGAAATCCTTTCTGTTCTTGATGTTCCCCCAGGAAAGATGGGACGTGTTATTGGAAGGCGAGGAGCATCCATTTTGTCAGTAAAGGAATCTTGCAA GGCGGAGATTTTCATTGGAGGTGCGAAGGGTCCAACTGACAAG
- the LOC118040637 gene encoding uncharacterized protein isoform X3: protein MASSSSSHQIPSPLPSDPGGGKPLDHEVPIHVVTEPSQLPAEFLNPSAAKQLIIGFDCEGVDLCRHGTLCVMQLAFPDAIYLVDAIKGGESLIRACKPALESSHITKVIHDCKRDSEALYFQFGIKLHNVVDTQIAYSQIEEQEGRTRLPDDYISFVGLLADPRYCGISYLEKEEVRVLLRQDPMFWTYRPLSEMMIHAAADDVRFLLCIYYKMMEKLNQRSLWYLAVRGVLYCRCFCINENDYADWPHIPPIPDNLIIEDNAPEEEILSVLDVPPGKMGRVIGRRGASILSVKESCKAEIFIGGAKGPTDKVFIVGPVKQVRKAEAMLRGKMLDIF from the exons ATggcttcctcctcctcttctcacCAGATTCCCTCTCCTCTCCCTTCCGACCCCG GCGGTGGTAAACCACTAGATCATGAGGTTCCGATACATGTTGTGACCGAGCCTTCTCAACTTCCGGCCGAGTTCCTTAACCCTTCAGCCGCGAAGCAATTGATCATTGGGTTTGACTGTGAGGGTGTTGATCTTTGTCGCCATGGAACTCTCTGTGTTATGCAG CTTGCATTTCCGGATGCTATATATTTGGTCGATGCCATTAAGGGTGGAGAATCTCTCATCAGAGCATGTAAGCCTGCGCTCGAGTCTAGTCACATCACAAAAGTTATCCATGACTGCAAACGGGATAGCGAG gCATTATATTTTCAGTTTGGCATCAAGTTGCACAATGTTGTTGATACCCAG ATTGCTTATTCTCAGATAGAGGAGCAAGAAGGACGGACTAGATTGCCTGATGACTATATATCATTTGTTGGCCTCCTTGCAGATCCACGCTATTGTG GCATATCTTATCTTGAGAAGGAAGAGGTTCGTGTTCTCCTCCGACAG GATCCTATGTTCTGGACATACAGGCCATTATCTGAAATGATGATCCATGCAGCTGCAGATGATGTTCGCTTTCTTCTCTGCATCTATTATAAGATGATGGAAAAGCTCAACCAGAGATCTTTATGGTATCTTGCAGTTCGTGGGGTGTTGTATTGTCGATGTTTCTGCATCAATGAGAATGATTATGCTGATTGGCCCCATATCCCTCCTATTCCAG ATAACCTCATCATCGAGGATAATGCTCCTGAAGAGGAAATCCTTTCTGTTCTTGATGTTCCCCCAGGAAAGATGGGACGTGTTATTGGAAGGCGAGGAGCATCCATTTTGTCAGTAAAGGAATCTTGCAA GGCGGAGATTTTCATTGGAGGTGCGAAGGGTCCAACTGACAAG
- the LOC118040637 gene encoding uncharacterized protein isoform X4, which translates to MASSSSSHQIPSPLPSDPDHEVPIHVVTEPSQLPAEFLNPSAAKQLIIGFDCEGVDLCRHGTLCVMQLAFPDAIYLVDAIKGGESLIRACKPALESSHITKVIHDCKRDSEALYFQFGIKLHNVVDTQIAYSQIEEQEGRTRLPDDYISFVGLLADPRYCGISYLEKEEVRVLLRQDPMFWTYRPLSEMMIHAAADDVRFLLCIYYKMMEKLNQRSLWYLAVRGVLYCRCFCINENDYADWPHIPPIPDNLIIEDNAPEEEILSVLDVPPGKMGRVIGRRGASILSVKESCKAEIFIGGAKGPTDKVFIVGPVKQVRKAEAMLRGKMLDIF; encoded by the exons ATggcttcctcctcctcttctcacCAGATTCCCTCTCCTCTCCCTTCCGACCCCG ATCATGAGGTTCCGATACATGTTGTGACCGAGCCTTCTCAACTTCCGGCCGAGTTCCTTAACCCTTCAGCCGCGAAGCAATTGATCATTGGGTTTGACTGTGAGGGTGTTGATCTTTGTCGCCATGGAACTCTCTGTGTTATGCAG CTTGCATTTCCGGATGCTATATATTTGGTCGATGCCATTAAGGGTGGAGAATCTCTCATCAGAGCATGTAAGCCTGCGCTCGAGTCTAGTCACATCACAAAAGTTATCCATGACTGCAAACGGGATAGCGAG gCATTATATTTTCAGTTTGGCATCAAGTTGCACAATGTTGTTGATACCCAG ATTGCTTATTCTCAGATAGAGGAGCAAGAAGGACGGACTAGATTGCCTGATGACTATATATCATTTGTTGGCCTCCTTGCAGATCCACGCTATTGTG GCATATCTTATCTTGAGAAGGAAGAGGTTCGTGTTCTCCTCCGACAG GATCCTATGTTCTGGACATACAGGCCATTATCTGAAATGATGATCCATGCAGCTGCAGATGATGTTCGCTTTCTTCTCTGCATCTATTATAAGATGATGGAAAAGCTCAACCAGAGATCTTTATGGTATCTTGCAGTTCGTGGGGTGTTGTATTGTCGATGTTTCTGCATCAATGAGAATGATTATGCTGATTGGCCCCATATCCCTCCTATTCCAG ATAACCTCATCATCGAGGATAATGCTCCTGAAGAGGAAATCCTTTCTGTTCTTGATGTTCCCCCAGGAAAGATGGGACGTGTTATTGGAAGGCGAGGAGCATCCATTTTGTCAGTAAAGGAATCTTGCAA GGCGGAGATTTTCATTGGAGGTGCGAAGGGTCCAACTGACAAG